The following coding sequences lie in one Klebsiella huaxiensis genomic window:
- the arnE gene encoding 4-amino-4-deoxy-L-arabinose-phosphoundecaprenol flippase subunit ArnE: MSVWICLVFASLLSCAGQLCQKQATRPSKSGRRGHHILGWLGLALLSLGCSMLLWLSVLQSIPVSIAYPMLSLNFVWVTLAAWGIWREPVARRHWVGVGLIVVGIVILGSRI, translated from the coding sequence ATGAGCGTCTGGATCTGTCTGGTTTTCGCCAGCTTACTGAGCTGCGCCGGACAGCTGTGCCAGAAACAGGCAACCCGCCCGTCCAAATCGGGGCGGCGAGGGCACCACATCCTTGGCTGGCTGGGGTTAGCATTACTCTCCCTGGGCTGCAGCATGCTGTTGTGGCTTAGCGTACTGCAGTCTATCCCGGTCAGCATTGCCTACCCGATGCTGAGCCTGAACTTTGTCTGGGTAACCCTTGCGGCGTGGGGGATCTGGCGCGAGCCGGTGGCGCGCCGCCACTGGGTTGGCGTAGGGCTGATCGTCGTCGGGATCGTTATTCTGGGGAGCCGCATCTGA
- the arnF gene encoding 4-amino-4-deoxy-L-arabinose-phosphoundecaprenol flippase subunit ArnF, translated as MGLIWALFSVGLVSGAQLLLRSAMVELPPLTDLLTFLNHLLHLRAGTFGLVFGLLGYLLSMVCWYFALHQLPLAKAYALLSLSYILVWAAAIWLPGWYEPFHWQSLLGVLLIVAGVLTIFWPVKHRG; from the coding sequence ATGGGCTTAATCTGGGCATTATTCAGCGTCGGACTGGTCAGCGGCGCGCAGCTGTTGCTGCGTAGCGCCATGGTTGAACTGCCGCCGCTGACGGATTTACTCACCTTTCTCAACCATCTGCTGCATCTTCGGGCGGGGACCTTCGGCCTGGTGTTTGGCCTGCTCGGCTATCTGTTGTCGATGGTCTGCTGGTACTTCGCCCTGCACCAATTACCGCTGGCGAAGGCCTACGCGCTACTCAGTCTGAGCTACATTCTGGTGTGGGCCGCCGCCATCTGGCTCCCCGGCTGGTATGAGCCTTTCCACTGGCAATCGTTATTGGGCGTGCTGCTGATTGTCGCCGGGGTGCTGACTATCTTCTGGCCGGTGAAGCACCGGGGCTGA
- a CDS encoding beta-ketoacyl-ACP synthase → MTRRVVITGMGGVTAFGESWQAVSARLQAYENAVRKMPEWQVYDGLHTLLGAPVDDFTPPEHYTRKRIRSMGRVSLMSTRATELALEQAGLIGDAVLTNGETGIAYGSSTGSTGPVSEFATMLTEKHTNNITGTTYVQMMPHTTAVNTGLFFGLRGRVIPTSSACTSGSQAIGYAWEAIRHGYQTVMVAGGAEELCPSEAAVFDTLFATSQRNDEPKTTPSPFDEHRDGLVIGEGAGTLILEELEHAKARGATIYGEIIGFATNCDAAHITQPQRETMQICMEQSLKMAGLNARDIGYISAHGTATDRGDIAESLATAAIYGDNVPISSLKSYFGHTLGACGALEAWMSLQMMREGWFAPTLNLNRPDANCGALDYIMGEALKIDCEFLQSNNFAFGGINTSLVIKRWP, encoded by the coding sequence ATGACACGTCGCGTCGTGATCACAGGGATGGGCGGCGTTACCGCCTTTGGCGAAAGCTGGCAGGCCGTTTCCGCCCGGCTGCAGGCCTATGAAAACGCAGTGCGCAAAATGCCGGAATGGCAGGTTTATGACGGGCTGCACACGCTGCTGGGCGCGCCGGTGGATGATTTCACCCCACCGGAGCACTATACCCGCAAGCGTATTCGCTCTATGGGTCGCGTATCGCTGATGTCCACCCGCGCGACCGAACTGGCGCTGGAGCAGGCCGGGCTGATTGGCGATGCGGTGCTGACCAATGGTGAAACCGGCATCGCCTACGGCTCGTCAACCGGCAGCACCGGTCCGGTGAGCGAATTCGCTACCATGTTGACCGAAAAGCACACCAATAATATTACCGGCACCACCTACGTGCAGATGATGCCACACACCACCGCCGTCAACACCGGGCTGTTTTTCGGCCTGCGCGGTCGCGTTATCCCTACCTCCAGCGCCTGCACCTCCGGCAGCCAGGCGATTGGCTACGCATGGGAAGCGATTCGTCACGGCTACCAAACGGTGATGGTCGCTGGCGGCGCGGAAGAGTTGTGTCCGTCGGAAGCGGCGGTGTTTGATACCCTGTTCGCCACCAGCCAGCGTAACGACGAACCGAAAACCACGCCCTCACCGTTTGATGAACATCGCGACGGGCTGGTAATAGGCGAAGGCGCAGGCACGTTGATTCTGGAAGAACTTGAGCACGCCAAAGCGCGCGGCGCGACCATTTACGGCGAGATTATCGGTTTTGCCACCAACTGCGATGCGGCGCATATCACCCAGCCGCAGCGCGAGACGATGCAGATTTGTATGGAGCAGTCGCTGAAAATGGCGGGCTTAAACGCGCGGGATATCGGCTATATTTCGGCTCATGGCACGGCTACCGACCGCGGTGATATTGCGGAAAGCCTGGCAACGGCAGCGATTTATGGCGACAACGTGCCGATCTCGTCACTGAAAAGTTATTTTGGCCATACGCTGGGTGCCTGCGGGGCGCTGGAAGCCTGGATGAGTTTGCAAATGATGCGCGAGGGATGGTTTGCCCCGACGCTCAATTTAAACCGGCCGGATGCTAACTGCGGCGCACTGGATTACATCATGGGTGAAGCCCTCAAGATTGATTGCGAGTTCCTGCAAAGCAACAATTTTGCTTTTGGCGGCATCAACACCTCGCTGGTGATCAAGCGCTGGCCCTGA
- a CDS encoding 3-ketoacyl-ACP reductase FabG2, which translates to MSRSVLVTGASKGIGRAIARQLAADGFVVGVHYHRDAQGAQETLDAILAAGGSGRLLAFDVANREQCREVLEQDNDAHGAWYGIVSNAGITRDAAFPALSDNDWDAVIHTNLDSFYNVIQPCMMPMISARQGGRIITLSSVSGVMGNRGQVNYSAAKAGIIGATKALAIELAKRKITVNCIAPGLIDTGMIEMEEAALKEAMSMIPMKRMGQADEVAGLASYLMSDIAGYVTRQVISINGGML; encoded by the coding sequence ATGAGTCGTTCAGTTTTGGTTACCGGCGCCAGCAAGGGCATTGGTCGCGCCATCGCCCGCCAGCTGGCGGCGGACGGCTTTGTGGTCGGCGTCCACTATCATCGCGATGCACAAGGTGCCCAGGAGACGTTGGATGCAATCCTCGCTGCTGGAGGCTCTGGGCGTCTGCTGGCCTTTGACGTCGCCAACCGCGAGCAGTGTCGAGAAGTGCTGGAGCAAGATAACGACGCGCACGGTGCCTGGTACGGCATCGTTAGCAACGCAGGAATTACCCGCGATGCCGCCTTCCCGGCGCTCAGCGATAACGACTGGGATGCGGTGATCCACACCAACCTCGACAGCTTCTATAACGTTATCCAGCCGTGCATGATGCCGATGATTAGCGCTCGTCAGGGTGGGCGCATCATTACCTTATCGTCGGTTTCCGGGGTGATGGGCAATCGCGGCCAGGTCAACTACAGCGCCGCCAAGGCGGGGATTATTGGAGCCACCAAAGCGCTGGCGATTGAGCTGGCAAAACGCAAAATTACCGTCAACTGCATCGCGCCGGGGCTGATTGATACCGGGATGATCGAAATGGAAGAGGCCGCGCTGAAAGAAGCCATGTCGATGATCCCGATGAAACGGATGGGCCAGGCCGATGAAGTGGCCGGGCTTGCCAGCTATTTAATGTCGGATATCGCGGGTTACGTCACCCGTCAGGTGATTTCTATCAATGGAGGGATGTTATGA
- a CDS encoding ApeP family dehydratase has protein sequence MSHYLAPGDYLPHDAPMLLLEEVVSVTDDSATCRVTISPNGVLAPFLDTAGNLPGWFALELMAQTVGVWSGWHRHQAGQASISLGMVLGARELVCAAGILPGGLTLDISVTLLMQDARFGSFECAIQAGEEMLASGRVNTFQPTAEELNTLFQQGASA, from the coding sequence ATGAGCCACTATTTAGCGCCCGGAGACTATCTGCCTCACGATGCGCCAATGCTGCTGCTTGAAGAAGTGGTTAGCGTGACGGACGACTCCGCTACCTGCCGCGTCACGATATCGCCTAACGGCGTGCTGGCCCCGTTTCTTGATACAGCAGGCAATCTGCCCGGCTGGTTCGCCCTGGAGCTGATGGCGCAGACCGTTGGCGTCTGGTCCGGCTGGCACCGTCATCAGGCGGGTCAGGCCAGTATCTCGCTAGGCATGGTGCTCGGGGCACGTGAATTAGTCTGTGCGGCGGGAATATTGCCAGGTGGCCTGACGCTGGATATTAGCGTCACGCTACTGATGCAAGATGCACGTTTTGGCAGCTTTGAATGCGCTATTCAGGCCGGTGAGGAGATGCTGGCAAGCGGTCGCGTCAACACCTTCCAGCCGACAGCGGAAGAACTTAACACCCTATTTCAACAAGGAGCGTCCGCATGA
- a CDS encoding beta-ketoacyl-[acyl-carrier-protein] synthase family protein, whose translation MIYISAVGLINALGNHADEIAANLTRGVAPGMRPRTGWLQGHPHAVLAGVDGELPTIPDEFSAHRSRNNQLLLAALAQIQPQVDDAIAQFGRDRVAVVLGTSTSGLDEGDVHVDLTLNGKASSAWQYPQQELGDPSRFLSHWLALDGPAFTLSTACSSSARAIMSGRRLVESGLADVAIVGGADTLSRMPINGFHSLESLSPTLCQPFGRDRCGITIGEGAALMLLTREPQPIALLGVGESSDAYHISAPHPQGEGAIRAIRQALNDAGLTPEQVGYINMHGTATPLNDKIESNVVNELFGERVPCSSTKHLTGHTLGAAGITEAAISMLILQRDLPLPPQDFSQSPRDETLPACGIIECPQPLARPVILSNSFAFGGNNASILLGRMP comes from the coding sequence ATGATCTACATTTCTGCGGTTGGCTTGATTAACGCGCTGGGCAACCACGCCGATGAAATAGCCGCCAATCTGACGCGCGGCGTGGCTCCCGGTATGCGCCCGCGCACCGGCTGGCTTCAGGGCCATCCACACGCAGTTTTAGCCGGCGTCGACGGTGAACTGCCGACGATTCCTGATGAGTTTAGCGCCCATCGTTCGCGCAATAATCAGCTACTGCTGGCTGCGCTCGCGCAAATCCAGCCGCAGGTAGATGACGCCATTGCGCAGTTTGGTCGCGACCGCGTTGCCGTGGTGCTCGGCACCAGCACCTCCGGGCTGGACGAAGGCGACGTGCATGTTGATCTCACGCTCAACGGCAAAGCGAGCAGCGCCTGGCAGTACCCGCAGCAGGAGTTGGGCGACCCGTCGCGCTTTCTCAGCCACTGGCTGGCATTAGACGGCCCGGCGTTTACGCTCTCTACCGCCTGCTCATCCAGCGCCCGCGCGATCATGAGCGGACGTCGCCTGGTTGAATCCGGGCTGGCGGATGTGGCGATTGTCGGCGGGGCGGACACGCTAAGCCGGATGCCAATCAACGGTTTCCATAGTCTGGAGTCACTCTCGCCGACGCTCTGTCAGCCGTTTGGTCGCGACCGCTGCGGGATTACCATCGGCGAAGGCGCGGCACTGATGCTGCTGACCCGCGAACCGCAGCCGATTGCGCTGCTGGGCGTTGGCGAATCCAGCGACGCGTACCATATTTCGGCCCCGCATCCGCAGGGCGAAGGGGCGATTCGCGCCATTCGTCAGGCGCTTAACGACGCAGGGCTAACGCCGGAGCAGGTGGGCTATATCAATATGCACGGTACCGCCACGCCGCTGAACGACAAAATTGAGTCCAACGTGGTAAACGAGCTGTTTGGCGAGCGCGTACCATGCAGCTCTACCAAGCACCTGACCGGACACACGCTGGGTGCGGCAGGGATCACCGAAGCCGCCATCAGTATGCTGATTTTGCAACGAGACCTGCCGCTGCCGCCGCAGGATTTCAGCCAGTCGCCGCGCGATGAAACGCTGCCTGCCTGCGGGATCATCGAGTGCCCGCAGCCGCTGGCGCGCCCGGTCATCCTGTCAAACTCGTTTGCCTTTGGCGGCAATAACGCCAGTATCCTGCTCGGGAGAATGCCATGA